Part of the Vulpes vulpes isolate BD-2025 chromosome 13, VulVul3, whole genome shotgun sequence genome, CGTGAGCGGTCCCTGCACAGCGGGCTTATGAGGGGTCCTCCTTGACAACGGCCCTGACACAAGCCCGAGCTCACCCCGACGTGGACACGGACTCAGAGCTACACGCGGCCCCAAGCTCCCCACCACACAGACTCACACTCCTCACACCGGGCACAAGCAGGCCTTGTGCCCGCTGCCTCCTCCTGCTCTCAGGAACGCAGCCTGGGCTGGGCAGCTCCGGGATTCCTGTTCTCGCAGCTTCTCTGCctggctccccctcccctccctactCCGTGCTGCCCCTCCGCCTCCCTTTCTGCCCACCCACTCGCCTTTAATTAGAAATGCCAGGAGAGCGATTTGGGGCAAGTTTTTGCCAGAAAGACATTTCCCCCCAAGTAGGGGTGGAAGCTTAGAGTGGGGGAAAGAGATTGGTTCTGCGGTGGGGAGGAGGGCTTctaggggagcagggagcagggcctAGTGGGGGAGCTGGGAGTGGGGATTCCAGAGACTGTGTGAATCAGACAGAGTGGGGCTGGACACGGATGGGGACAGGTGGGGGTATGAGTGTGCCTGGGGGATggctgggtggggggggatgagtgtgcctgggggtgggggtaggagaggAGCCCATGAgtgtgcctgggggtgggggtaggagaggAGCCCATGAgtgtgcctgggggtgggggtaggagaggAGCCCATGAgtgtgcctgggggtgggggtaggagaggAGCCCATGAGTGTGCCGTGTGTGGCTGACGGAGGGGGTGGGAAGCTGACAGGAGGGGCTAGGGCGTCTTGGCTCATGGTTGCGGGTCTGTGTGCCCAGGGCTTTGGGCAGTGTGTTACTGTGCCCCCATAACATCAGAGGACCCAGGGCCCAGAACCATCCATCCTGGGGTAACCCAGAAAGGatgtccctcccccaccactgTTGCCAGGGAGGCAGAAGGGGCCTCCCTCCCGAGGGAATCTCAGCTTCCGGAGCCCCATTCCTTATATggcattttgcttttctctgcctctcctgactGCATAAGGCTGCCAGCACCCCTTCCATCCGCCAccgcctcctccttctccttccttccccctccccctcctcctccctcccctcctccttctccctccttcccctcctccttccttcccctcctccttccttccccctcggccctccttcccctcctcctccttctccttccttcctcctcctccctcccctcctccccccaaccctcTTCCATCCTCTCAGAAGTCTTGGAGCTTCTTGGTTCCCTCTGTGACCTGCGAGGTTCAGGGATCAGTACCCGTCATCTCCTCCCCATGCCCTCCCTCCACTGCCACCTTTCCCTGGAGGCATCACATGGAGAAATCTTGGGTCTCACCAAAGACGTGGGCGGGGGGCACCGGGCAGTCCTGTCCAGCCATCGCCACACTGGTGTCACATGGTGTCACACATCCGCACCCCTGCCGGGCCGGGGAGTCCGTCCCTCACACCCAGGAGGGGGGCGCGGCGCCCGGACCCAGAGCCCccaggcaggggtgggcaggagccCGAGGCCACACCTGGGAACTCACACCTGACACCTGGGCGTGCTTGCACTCTCCGGGCACGGGGAGGCTCCCTGAAGCCTTCAGCTCCGGGGAGGGGTCTGCAGGGCCGTCGGGGGTCGCCGGGGCTCCTCCGTGGCTGAACGTCCGGCCACgccgcccggggggggggggcgggggcagcgagGGCCCGGGAGGGCGGGgtcgagcccccccccccccccccccggcccgcaGCGAGGACGgcggccgcggagcgcgcaggcCCTGCGGGAGGGGCTCGCTCCAGACCTCCCTGCGCGCCCGGGCGCGCCCCTGCGCTTTGGGGGGTCGCGGGTCCGGCACCGGCCCTCGCCCCGCAGGCCGAGCgcgccggggagggggcgcgggagCCCGCGGGCGATTAGTCACCCGGGCCGCCGGCGCGTGCAGGGGGTGGGTCCTCCCGGGcgccgggcgcgggcgggcgcggggggcggggcgcgcggggcggggagccGGGCCGGGGCCAATGGGAGTGGGGGCTCGGCGAGGGGCCGCCCACGGCCGCGCTGCCGCATAAAGAGCCGGCGGCCGCGGCAGGGCGCAGAGCTCGGCGCCGCGGCTCTCGGCTCCTGCGGGCAGCTCCGCTCCTCCGCTCCTCCGCGCTGCTCCGCgctgctccccgctccccgctcctcCGCGCTCCTCCGCGCTCCTCCGCGCTCCTCCGCTGCCGCAGCGCCGCGGGCACCGAAGGGACCGCCCCGGCCCCACCGCAGCCCGCCCGGGAGCCCTTCGCAGCCGTTTCCCGCCCGTCCGAGCGCCCGGCCACCTGCGCACAGATGGAGCTGGACCACATGACGAGCGGCGGCCTCCACGCCTACcccgggccgcggggcgggcCGGCGGCCAAGCCCAACGTGATCCTGCAGATCGGTAAGTGCCGGGCCGAGATGCTGGAGCACGTGCGCAGGACCCACCGGCACCTGCTGACCGAGGTGTCCAAGCAGGTGGAGCGGGAGCTGAAGGGGTTGCACAGGTCGGTGGGGAAGCTGGAGAGCAACCTGGACGGCTACGTGCCCAGCGGCGACTCGCAGCGCTGGAGGAAGTCCATCAAGGCCTGCCTGTGCCGCTGCCAGGAGACCATCGCCAACCTGGAGCGCTGGGTCAAGCGGGAGATGCACGTGTGGCGGGAGGTCTTCTACCGGCTGGAGAGGTGGGCCGACCGCCTGGAGTCCATGGGCGGCAAGTACCCCGTGGGCAACGAGCCGGCCCGACACACCGTCTCGGTGGGCGTCGGGGGGCCCGAGGGCTACTGCCAGGAGGCCGACGGCTACGACTACACGGTCAGCCCCTACGCCATcaccccgccgcccgccgccggggAGCTGCCCGGCCAGGAGCCCGCCGAGGCCCAGCAGTacccgccctggggccccggtGAGGACGGGCAGCCCAGCCCCGGTGTGGACACGCAGATCTTCGAGGATCCCAGGGAGTTCCTCAGCCACCTGGAGGAGTACCTGCGACAGGTGGGCGGCTCCGAGGAGTACTGGCTGTCACAGATCCAGAACCACATGAACGGGCCGGCCAAGAAGTGGTGGGAGTTCAAGCAGGGCTCCGTGAAGAACTGGGTGGAGTTCAAGAAAGAGTTCCTGCAGTACAGCGAGGGCACGCTGTCCCGGGAGGCCATCCAGCGCGAGCTGGACCTGccgcagaagcagggggagccgCTGGACCAGTTCCTGTGGCGCAAGCGGGACCTGTACCAGACGCTCTACGTGGACGCCGAGGAGGAGGAGATCATCCAGTACGTGGTGGGCACCCTGCAGCCCAAACTCAAGCGCTTCCTGCGCCACCCGCTGCCCAAGACCCTGGAGCAGCTCATCCAGAGGGGCATGGAAGTGCAGGACGGCCTGGAGCAGGCGGCCGAGCCCGCgggcccccgcctccccgccgaGGACGAGGCCGAGGCCCTCACGCCAGCCCTCACCAGCGAGTCTGTAGCCAGTGACCGGACCCAGCCCGAATAGAGGCCAGCCCGGGCCCCAGCTGCCCACCACACCCCACCTGTGGCCTTTGCCGACCAGGACTTTGAAGCTGGGCTGACTCCTGCACGGGGGAGCCCCTCATCCTCATCCGGCTGGGCCCCCCACCTCAGCTTCCCAGCCTCACACAGACACATGTCATCCAGCTGTGGGCACAATCCCCCAAACGCCGAAGGGCCGcgggcccccggccccctccctctgtctgtctctcctggCCTCTGACCCCACCCCGCACACCCTCAGGCCACGACCGGCCCTCCCAGCTTCGTTATTCTGCTCAACGCCCGGGCCCTCTGGGCACTCAGGAATCAAGTGTCCAGATGGCGCAGGCCAGTGAGCACCACGCCCAGGGGACGCCCCAGAGCAGAAGCTGAGACAGCACCACGGGAACCTTGGCTTGGGGCGCCGCCTCCTCCTGGCAGTTGCTGCCGCCGGCTGGCGCTCTATCGCCGCCGCCCAGGGCATCCGGCCAGCCTCAGGCAGCGCGGCTCCCTCCTGCTGGCCCCGAGCCGCAGCCTCAGACCCGGAGCCGCAGACGCAGCGCGGCAGCACCGCAGCCTCCGCAGACCTGGCGTCCTGGTGCCTCCTGGCCCCTCAGGTGAGGCTCTGCCCCGGGCACGGCCGCCAGGGGGCACTGCGGGTCAGGGAGGGCCCGGGCCAGGTCCGCTCTCCAGGTGAGCCCCCCCCAGGCCCAGAGACATCCCTGGCAGGTTAGCTGCAGAGATGGGGGGGGCTGCAGGGATGGGGAGTGGTGGGGGGAGCCAGACCCCAGGTTTCGGGGAGATCGGCTGGGCTGGGTGCGGCTCTCACATGACCCCGTGCACTCTCTCTCCTCAGCACCAGTGATTCACACCAGCCTGGAAAAGGATGGGCTGGGCGCGATGACTCACCCCCGGCAGGCGGAGGGTCCCACAGGGCCCCAGTCCTCAAACTCAGCTGAGGAGCCAGGAGGGTGACGACAGGTACGTGGCTGTCTCTCCACGGAGACCCTGACCCTCAGctggcccccctgctcccccaggaTCCCAGCTCCCCCCCCCATGCAGACAGCGCTCGGCCCGGGCAAGCCAAGAGGCGGCCCATCACGGGGGCCACAGCCCATCACGCCCACCCCACAGCCCCCCGTGCGGCCCCTCCCGCCTCCGGCCTGGCCCTGACCCCCCTGACCTCCTTGCGTCTTTCCCTCAGGTCTCAGGCTCCCGCAGAGCCTTTGCTGCTGTGCCTGGAgctgcccccctcctcctgcGAGCTGCCCGCACCGAGGAGACAGGAGATGAGGGGACATTGAGGTCGGCGAGAGGGTGGGCCTGGCAGCGGGCTGCTGACGAAGACGGGCCAGCGTGAGGGCCGGGGCTGCCACGAGGCCTGCCCCGCTGGCCAccagcccgcccgcccgcccccagggcccctgTGGCTGGCGTCGGGGTCTGCTCCTTGGGCCCCGTCtcgctccagcccaggacccccgCCACCGAATGGTGGCCGCCCCCTCCTGCCAGAGCTTTCCAGGAGCTCTGAGGCTGAGGccacagccccagccccacccgcAGGCCCAGGCTCCCCCGCCCCAGGAGATCACAGGAGCCTCACCCTGGGGCTTAGCAGGCTCTCTGCCAGGCCCCACTGAGCCCCGGGCACggacccccacccctcccggcACCCACACCCCGGTGCTGGCCGGCCACTCGTGTGTCTGCAGCCCGAGCAGGCCCTGGCTGGGGGTTCTCGTTTCTGCCTGCCCAAAGGGGGTTCCCAGATTCCGGGTGACTGTCAACCCCTCCATCCTGCACCCCTGCCAGCCTCccccccagattttatttttgcacatAAGCCATAACCCGTACTCACAGGCTGGCATAGgctgcagggaggccctggggTCCTCAAGACGGTGGccggtcccccccaccccccgtccccaGCGGGTCAGGCCAGGCCGTGTGTACCCCTGCCACCTTACCTGAAGACAGACtcttttgtaagattttgttaataaaacaatgaaacttCTCGGCGTGTGCTGCTGTCTGTCTGCTGGCATGGGGTGACTGGCACCGAGCTGCAGAGGGAGGCAGCTCAGGGTGGTGGGCCCCTGGAAGCCCCGTGAGGACAGACTGCAGGGTCTTGGGGGCCGGGGGAGCACAGCCCCATCACCCCACAGGCCAGTTGGTTGGGGTCCTGGATCCTCGGGGTAGAAGGGCCTTCGGGGCTCCCCTCATGGAAGCCAGTGCCCCGTGGCCTCCTGGCCTGAGCCAGGCGGCACTGGGAGGGACAGGTGGAGACCTTCCGGCTGCGCTGAGGATGGCCCCCCAACATCCCCCGCCCGCCGCCTGCTGGGGCGCAAGGGTGTCCTGAGAGCTCTGAGGGCTTCTGCCTGGGGGTCTTCTCTGGCCTCgagccctggagacccaggcaaGGCAAGATCCCCGCTGGGAGGTGACCCTGACGAGTCCTGGGGCATAAGCTCGTTCTTCccaagcctgtttcctcatctgccaaatgAGCAAACCATCACTAGTATAAATCCACGTGTGGGTCCAAGGACCGAGAGACGAGGGCCATCTCGTGCCCGGTGGGTGGTCGGCCTCATCTGCTTCCGTGGAGCCGCAAGGGCCGGGAGAGGGGAGAGCTAGCCCGGAGGGGGCTCGAACCCCTGGACCAGCCAGTGTtccaggagaagcaggcccagtgGAGACGGACAGTGAGCCGTTGGTCACAGGAACTTGCTTGCTCAGTGGCGGGGCAGTTCCCCTGGCGGGGAAGCCCGGGGTCAGGCGGAGCTGCTGTGGGATCTCTTCTTCCCGGGCAAGGACGGCTCAGCTCCGCAGTTAGGCCCGTCGGCTGATTAAGCCAggcccacccagatgccctcggGGATCTTCCTTACTTAAAGTCCACTGACTATGGACTTCAGTGTCACCTGCCAGAGGCCTTCCAAGCAATGTCTACATTAGGGTTCGACTGAATGTCTGGGGACGGTCCCCTAGCGAGGCCGACGTGTCCAACTGACCAATACAAGTGCCGCAGTCACAGGCAGTGCTCGTCACCTACCCAGCGTAGGTCCTCCCCTCCAGAGGGGCTGCCCTGCTCCATGGGGTGCGGGGCCAGGTGGCGAGGCCAGGTGCAGGCAGTGCGAGTCCAGCCCAGGCTGGGGggggctgctcctcctgctggagCCTCGCTGCAGGGTCAcggcggagggcgggggctgcgggcgcAGAGGGAGGCctgtgggggcaggaagggagccgGAGCAGAAAGAAACACCTGCCACGAGGAAATGTCGTCACCCTCCGCGTGGGGCTGGCGGCCCTGAGCCAGGGGCTCCGTGGTGAAAAGGAGCCTCTTCCCtattcttcccttttatgtcttttCAATAATGGAAGCTCGGAAAGAATGGGGAAAGGAAGTTGACGGCAACTGGAGGCTGGGGCCCCGTGGCGATGCCTGAGAGGCAGAGATTCCTCCGGGAGAAATACTACAGCTCGCATCAAAGGCTGGAAGCTGtaggtgctttttctttttaataataaaaaagttactCCCTGTAATTGGATGATGGTGAGACAGACTAACCCAGCACTTGGAGTAATTGGAGACGCTGCCTCTGTGTcctagaggagggcgggggcggggcggggcggggcggggtggaggggccCAGACCCAGCCAAGCCCCGGGACAGgatgtgccccctcccccaggccgcCTCACCCCTCCCCATCCCGCCCATGCGCATCGCGGACCACCCTGCCTCCTCTCTTGCCTAGtgcatggggaaactgaggcacagggaggggcCCTGCTTGCCTCCCTTGGAAGCTGGACTGGAGACGGGGTGTCCGGAAGCCCGAGGGGCTCACCCTGCAGACCCAGCTGGGTGCGGGGCTGCCAAGGATGAGGCTCAAGCCTCAGGGCTGCCGCTTCTATAAAACCACGTCTGCCCGAGGGCTGGCCCAGGGTCTGCGGGCAGGACGCCAGGCTGGGTGGGCGCTCGGGCTGCTACTCCGGTCGTCCCCTGGGGCCTCGGCTGAGACGGAGGCCTTGCTTGTCCCACGAATGTGCTCTCGGGAGTGGGCCCTCAGCCTGGTGCTGGGGAGACTGCAGCACCCCGCAAGGGCCGGCCCGGAACCCAGCTTGGAAGGTGCGCGAATCCGCGCGGGGCCGAGCCGCGTGACAAAGAGGCCCACAAACATACACGTGTGGTGGGTGCCGGGCCGTGTTTATCCAGAGCTTCCAAAGCCCCTGGCTGTGTCCGCTGAGGCCAGAGGGAAGGCGAAGGGCCAGGAAGGGCGTACCCCAGTCTTGGGCCCCAGACGCCCAGGGAGGAGGCCCCACGCTGCCACGGGCACCTGCACAGGGACTGCGATCACAGCTCCACGTGCGGCGGTGAGCaggagggaggtagggagggcTTCCGTGGACAGCCCGAGGGCAGAAGGCCACGCGGAAAACCGTTTGGAGGGATGTGAACTTCACCCTGCCCCAGGGAGGCCCGGCCTCCGCCCTCGGCTGCAGGGGGGTCGCCGCCGAG contains:
- the ARC gene encoding activity-regulated cytoskeleton-associated protein, which encodes MELDHMTSGGLHAYPGPRGGPAAKPNVILQIGKCRAEMLEHVRRTHRHLLTEVSKQVERELKGLHRSVGKLESNLDGYVPSGDSQRWRKSIKACLCRCQETIANLERWVKREMHVWREVFYRLERWADRLESMGGKYPVGNEPARHTVSVGVGGPEGYCQEADGYDYTVSPYAITPPPAAGELPGQEPAEAQQYPPWGPGEDGQPSPGVDTQIFEDPREFLSHLEEYLRQVGGSEEYWLSQIQNHMNGPAKKWWEFKQGSVKNWVEFKKEFLQYSEGTLSREAIQRELDLPQKQGEPLDQFLWRKRDLYQTLYVDAEEEEIIQYVVGTLQPKLKRFLRHPLPKTLEQLIQRGMEVQDGLEQAAEPAGPRLPAEDEAEALTPALTSESVASDRTQPE